In a single window of the Rhopalosiphum padi isolate XX-2018 chromosome 1, ASM2088224v1, whole genome shotgun sequence genome:
- the LOC132917701 gene encoding uncharacterized protein LOC132917701 isoform X1 — protein sequence MKNKISAVLTDSSASKQKNKKKRKEICPDPNEDKILLKKRKYLSTAVKPHVVTTTISQVPEINEKIIKKKDKQLQAASTHSNSIEVVPSSLPSYLTLFSSLKSKFNSPIPQLIKQRSTSTPIPGSERQKLHFDFELLTPIKELIPSTLSKPTNIARELISELPLQPITSVTKNKCKSILTSEKWKTGILNKIPKFCPFCDYVCERMIYHHIEKNHKDQLKLPISTSVDSINKVISDFTKNKKLLVPLQHIVDIMGDYWFNPDIRKIGNILCNLGQITTYGGSWELNHVPEVSNPFEQYIIRSNQQPE from the exons atgaaaaataagattTCAGCTGTTTTAACAGACTCTTCTgcctcaaaacaaaaaaataaaaagaaaagaaaagaaatttgTCCAGATCCAAATGAAG ataaaatactattaaagaaAAGAAAGTATTTATCCACTGCTGTTAAACCCCATGTTGTTACAACTACTATTTCACAAGTTcctgaaataaatgaaaaaattattaagaaaaaggATAAACAATTACAAGCAGCTTCTACCCATTCAAATTCTATTGAAG TAGTACCATCTTCATTGCCAAGTTATCttacattattttcatcattGAAGTCCAAATTTAATTCACCAATACCACAACTGATAAAACAAAGATCAACTTCAACACCAATTCCTGGCTCAGAGCGGCAAAAATTGCATTTTGATTTCGAACTTC TTACGCCAATAAAAGAATTGATTCCATCAACATTATCTAAACCAACTAACATCG CACGTGAGTTAATATCAGAACTACCACTTCAGCCCATCACCTCAGTGACTAAGAATAAATGCAAGTCGATATTGACTTCTGAAAAATGGAAAACTGGCATTTTAAAcaaa ATTCCAAAATTTTGTCCATTTTGTGATTATGTATGTGAAAGAATGATTTATCaccatattgaaaaaaatcataaagaCCAACTCAAACTGCCTATTTCAACCTCTGTTGACTCAATCAACAAAGTAATATCAGActttacaaaaaacaaaaagttattaGTGCCACTACAACATATAGTTGATATAATGGGAGACTATTGGTTTAACCCAGACATAAGAAAAATTGGAAATAT tttatgcaATCTTGGCCAGATTACAACATATGGTGGGTCATGGGAGCTAAATCATGTTCCTGAAGTCTCCAATCCATTTGAGCAATACATCATAAGATCTAATCAACAACCAGAGTAA
- the LOC132917701 gene encoding uncharacterized protein LOC132917701 isoform X2, whose product MKNKISAVLTDSSASKQKNKKKRKEICPDPNEDKILLKKRKYLSTAVKPHVVTTTISQVPEINEKIIKKKDKQLQAASTHSNSIEVPSSLPSYLTLFSSLKSKFNSPIPQLIKQRSTSTPIPGSERQKLHFDFELLTPIKELIPSTLSKPTNIARELISELPLQPITSVTKNKCKSILTSEKWKTGILNKIPKFCPFCDYVCERMIYHHIEKNHKDQLKLPISTSVDSINKVISDFTKNKKLLVPLQHIVDIMGDYWFNPDIRKIGNILCNLGQITTYGGSWELNHVPEVSNPFEQYIIRSNQQPE is encoded by the exons atgaaaaataagattTCAGCTGTTTTAACAGACTCTTCTgcctcaaaacaaaaaaataaaaagaaaagaaaagaaatttgTCCAGATCCAAATGAAG ataaaatactattaaagaaAAGAAAGTATTTATCCACTGCTGTTAAACCCCATGTTGTTACAACTACTATTTCACAAGTTcctgaaataaatgaaaaaattattaagaaaaaggATAAACAATTACAAGCAGCTTCTACCCATTCAAATTCTATTGAAG TACCATCTTCATTGCCAAGTTATCttacattattttcatcattGAAGTCCAAATTTAATTCACCAATACCACAACTGATAAAACAAAGATCAACTTCAACACCAATTCCTGGCTCAGAGCGGCAAAAATTGCATTTTGATTTCGAACTTC TTACGCCAATAAAAGAATTGATTCCATCAACATTATCTAAACCAACTAACATCG CACGTGAGTTAATATCAGAACTACCACTTCAGCCCATCACCTCAGTGACTAAGAATAAATGCAAGTCGATATTGACTTCTGAAAAATGGAAAACTGGCATTTTAAAcaaa ATTCCAAAATTTTGTCCATTTTGTGATTATGTATGTGAAAGAATGATTTATCaccatattgaaaaaaatcataaagaCCAACTCAAACTGCCTATTTCAACCTCTGTTGACTCAATCAACAAAGTAATATCAGActttacaaaaaacaaaaagttattaGTGCCACTACAACATATAGTTGATATAATGGGAGACTATTGGTTTAACCCAGACATAAGAAAAATTGGAAATAT tttatgcaATCTTGGCCAGATTACAACATATGGTGGGTCATGGGAGCTAAATCATGTTCCTGAAGTCTCCAATCCATTTGAGCAATACATCATAAGATCTAATCAACAACCAGAGTAA